A single Nicotiana tabacum cultivar K326 chromosome 5, ASM71507v2, whole genome shotgun sequence DNA region contains:
- the LOC107765608 gene encoding zinc finger CCCH domain-containing protein 52, which produces MDIRKRNRNDAGANANGGVKKYKPEMDSLSSGIGSKSKPCTKFFSTAGCPFGENCHFLHYVPGGYNAVAQMMKMAPAPSLRNTAAPPMSNGNAPAVKTKLCNKYNTTEGCKFGDKCNFAHGEWEIGKPIMPSQEDPRAMGGGPVPGRFGGRIEPAVSGPAASFGTSATAKISVDASLAGAIIGKGGVHSKQICRQTGAKLAIRDHETDKNLRNIELEGTFEQISQASAMVRELINSLGSVGGPGRTPAIPGGAAPPGSNFKTKLCENFAKGSCTFGDRCHFAHGAAELRKTGV; this is translated from the exons ATGGACATCCGAAAGAGAAACAGAAACGATGCTGGTGCCAACGCCAATGGCGGTGTAAAGAAATATAAGCCAG AAATGGACTCCTTATCAAGTGGTATAGGAAGCAAATCAAAGCCATGCACGAAGTTTTTCAG TACTGCTGGCTGCCCCTTTGGTGAGAACTGCCATTTCCTTCACTACGTCCCTGGTGGCTATAATGCTGTGGCTCAGATGATGAAAATGGCACCAGCTCCATCATTGAGAAATACTGCAGCACCCCCCATGTCCAATGGAAATGCTCCTGCTGTGAAAACCAAACTTTGCAACAAATACAACACAACCGAGGGATGCAAATTTGGAGACAAATGCAATTTTGCTCATGGGGAGTGGGAAATTGGAAAGCCTATCATGCCTTCACAGGAGGATCCACGTGCAATGGGGGGTGGACCAGTTCCAGGCCGTTTTGGTGGGCGGATAGAGCCTGCTGTTTCAGGACCTGCTGCTAGTTTTGGTACGTCAGCCACTGCTAAGATCAGTGTAGATGCTTCCCTGGCTGGAGCCATCATTGGGAAGGGTGGAGTGCACTCTAAGCAGATTTGTAGGCAGACAGGCGCCAAGCTAGCAATCCGAGATCATGAAACAGATAAAAATCTCCGAAACATTGAGCTAGAGGGCACATTTGAACAAATTTCACAGGCTAGTGCCATGGTAAGGGAGTTGATCAATAGCCTTGGTTCAGTAGGTGGCCCTGGAAGAACACCTGCAATTCCTGGTGGTGCTGCTCCTCCAGGTAGCAACTTCAAGACAAAGTTGTGTGAGAATTTTGCTAAAGGGTCTTGCACTTTTGGAGACAGGTGCCACTTTGCTCATGGTGCTGCTGAATTGCGGAAAACAGGTGTGTGA